In one Balaenoptera ricei isolate mBalRic1 chromosome 20, mBalRic1.hap2, whole genome shotgun sequence genomic region, the following are encoded:
- the SCARF1 gene encoding scavenger receptor class F member 1 isoform X3 yields the protein MAARPSGLVSSGKALGGSREGVGSCGGQTNPSPPTALAAMGLGLLFPLLLLWTRGTQGSELDPNGRHVCMASSPSAELQCCPGWRQKDRECTTRCPGQYWGPDCRENCACHPHGQCEPATGVCHCQSDRWGDRCEFPCACGPHGRCNPETGACRCEPGWWSPTCRRPCQCNPAAARCDQATGSCLCEPGWWGRRCSFRCACHGSPCAQESGRCACRPGWWGSECRQPCECVRGRCSAASGLCTCPPGFRGARCELPCPAGRYGLQCRDSCGHCKQHEPCSADTGSCESCEPGWNGTQCHEPCPPGTFGESCRQQCPHCRLGEACQPDTGHCRHCDPGWLGPRCEDPCPIGTFGEGCGSTCPTCVQGACDAVTGECVCNAGYWGPSLSLLSPQSCNTSCPSGFHGNNCSVPCECPEGNCHPVSGACQLGSHSQDAALIAGILVPLLLLLLAIACCACCCWAARLDPKDRPARDGTAMSRMKLQVWGALTSSLGSALPCGSLSSHKLPWVTVSHHDPEIPFNHSFIEPPSAGWASDDSFSTDPESGEEDEGPAYCVPPQEGMVPVAQAESPEASLAGGPFPPPEDASTPFAIPRTSSLARAKRPSVSFAEGTKFAPQSCRGSGELSSPLRKPKRLSRGGQPGPESQEAEESTGPEQAEVNGAPPGAASPRDSAIGRRRLPLSGRTVAERVEAIEGSVQESAGSVTTIYMLAGTPRGSEGPVRSVLRRFGSFQKGQAEPKVKSAIPKPPRRALSRNKGSPGLASGSANQSSSSAPSEELTGALESAGTGPEEVASGLGDGIKSSGRGQELVPEGGPLEQDPQKLADEEGQEEPQYENVVLISGPPEP from the exons ATGGCAGCCCGCCCCTCCGGCCTGGTTTCCTCAGGAAAAGCCttgggaggaagcagggagggggtTGGGAGCTGTGGGGGCCAGACTAACCCAAGCCCTCCCACTGCACTGGCCGCCATGGGGCTGGGGCTCCTCTTCCCTCTGCTGCTGCTCTGGACTCGGGGGACCCAGGGGTCTGAGCTGGACCCCAATGGGCGGCACGTCTGCATGGCCAGCAG CCCCTCTGCTGAGCTCCAGTGCTGCCCAGGCTGGAGGCAGAAAGATCGAGAATGCACCACTC GCTGCCCGGGCCAGTACTGGGGCCCCGACTGCCGGGAGAACTGCGCCTGCCACCCACACGGCCAGTGCGAGCCGGCCACGGGCGTGTGCCACTGCCAATCCGACCGCTGGGGCGACCGCTGCGAGTTCCCGTGCGCCTGCGGTCCCCACGGGCGTTGCAACCCCGAGACTGGCGCGTGCCGCTGCGAGCCCGGCTGGTGGTCGCCCACGTGCCGCCGCCCGTGCCAGTGCAACCCGGCGGCGGCGCGCTGCGATCAGGCCACCGGCTCCTGCCTGTGCGAGCCGGGCTGGTGGGGCCGCCGCTGCAGCTTCCGCTGCGCCTGCCACGGCTCGCCGTGCGCGCAGGAGTCGGGCCGCTGCGCCTGCCGGCCGGGCTGGTGGGGCTCCGAGTGCCGGCAGCCTTGCGAGTGCGTGCGCGGCCGCTGCAGCGCCGCCTCCGGCCTGTGCACATGCCCGCCCGGCTTCCGCGGCGCGCGCTGCGAGCTGCCCTGCCCCGCAGGCCGCTACGGGCTGCAGTGCCGCGACAG CTGCGGCCACTGCAAGCAGCATGAGCCATGCTCTGCAGACACAGGCAGCTGCGAGTCCTGCGAGCCGGGCTGGAATGGGACGCAGTGCCACGAACCCTGCCCTCCTGGCACCTTTGGCGAGAGCTGCAGGCAGCAGTGCCCCCACTGCCGGCTTGGGGAGGCCTGCCAGCCAGACACCGGGCACTGTCGACATTGTGACCCTGGCTGGCTGGGGCCCAG GTGTGAAGACCCCTGCCCGATTGGCACCTTTGGGGAGGGTTGTGGCTCTACCTGCCCCACCTGCGTCCAGGGGGCCTGCGATGCTGTGACTGGGGAGTGTGTCTGCAACGCCGGCTACTGGGGGCCCAG CCTGTCTCTCCTGTCACCCCAAAGCTGCAACACTTCATGCCCATCTGGCTTCCATGGAAACAACTGCTCTGTTCCCTGCGAATGTCCAGAGGGAAACTGCCACCCTGTCTCTGGGGCCTGCCAGCTGG GATCTCATAGTCAGGATGCCGCCCTCATTGCGGGCATTCTTGTGCCTCTGCTGCTTCTCCTCCTGGCCATCGCCTGCTGTGCCTGCTGCTGCTGGGCTGCCCGGTTGGACCCCAAGGACAG GCCAGCGAGAGATGGAACCGCTATGTCCAGGATGAAGCTGCAGGTCTGGGGGGCACTGACCTCCAGCCTGGGCTCTGCACTGCCCTGCGGTTCCCTCAGCAGTCACAAGCTTCCCTGGGTGACAG TCTCGCACCATGATCCGGAGATCCCCTTCAACCATAGCTTCATCGAGCCGCCCTCGGCTGGCTGGGCCTCGGACGACTCCTTCTCTACTGACCCCGAGTCTGGAGAAGAGGACGAGGGTCCTGCCTACTGCGTGCCGCCCCAAGAAG GGATGGTCCCTGTTGCCCAAGCAGAGTCACCAGAGGCCAGCCTGGCCGGaggtcccttccctccccctgagGACGCCTCCACGCCGTTTGCCATCCCGCGCACTTCCAGCCTAGCTCGGGCCAAGCGGCCGTCGGTCTCCTTTGCTGAAGGCACCAAGTTTGCACCACAGAGTTGCCGAGGCTCGGGGGAGCTCTCCAGCCCTCTCCGTAAGCCCAAGAGGCTCTCCCGGGGGGGCCAGCCAGGTCCTGAAAGCCAGGAGGCCGAGGAGTCCACAGGCCCAGAGCAAGCAGAAGTGAACGGGGCCCCTCCTGGTGCCGCCAGCCCCAGGGATTCAGCCATTGGCCGCCGCCGGCTCCCACTTAGTGGCCGGACAGTGGCTGAACGTGTGGAAGCCATTGAGGGCAGTGTCCAGGAGAGTGCAGGCTCTGTGACCACAATCTACATGCTGGCAGGGACACCCCGGGGATCTGAGGGCCCCGTCCGGTCTGTCCTCCGCCGTTTTGGTAGCTTCCAGAAAGGCCAGGCAGAGCCCAAGGTCAAGAGTGCCATCCCCAAGCCTCCACGCCGGGCCCTGAGTCGGAACAAGGGCAGCCCCGGGCTGGCCTCTGGCTCTGCCAATCAGAGCTCCAGCTCAGCCCCAAGTGAGGAGCTGACTGGGGCCTTGGAGTCTGCAGGGACTGGGCCAGAGGAAGTGGCCAGTGGGCTAGGGGATGGCATCAAGAGCTCAGGGAGAGGCCAGGAGCTGGTCCCTGAGGGTGGTCCCCTAGAACAGGATCCCCAGAAGCTGGCTGAcgaggaagggcaggaggagcCCCAGTATGAGAATGTCGTACTCATCTCTGGGCCACCAGAGCCCTGA
- the SCARF1 gene encoding scavenger receptor class F member 1 isoform X1: MAARPSGLVSSGKALGGSREGVGSCGGQTNPSPPTALAAMGLGLLFPLLLLWTRGTQGSELDPNGRHVCMASSPSAELQCCPGWRQKDRECTTPICEGLDVCREDEVCVKPGLCRCKPGFFGARCNSRCPGQYWGPDCRENCACHPHGQCEPATGVCHCQSDRWGDRCEFPCACGPHGRCNPETGACRCEPGWWSPTCRRPCQCNPAAARCDQATGSCLCEPGWWGRRCSFRCACHGSPCAQESGRCACRPGWWGSECRQPCECVRGRCSAASGLCTCPPGFRGARCELPCPAGRYGLQCRDSCGHCKQHEPCSADTGSCESCEPGWNGTQCHEPCPPGTFGESCRQQCPHCRLGEACQPDTGHCRHCDPGWLGPRCEDPCPIGTFGEGCGSTCPTCVQGACDAVTGECVCNAGYWGPSLSLLSPQSCNTSCPSGFHGNNCSVPCECPEGNCHPVSGACQLGSHSQDAALIAGILVPLLLLLLAIACCACCCWAARLDPKDRPARDGTAMSRMKLQVWGALTSSLGSALPCGSLSSHKLPWVTVSHHDPEIPFNHSFIEPPSAGWASDDSFSTDPESGEEDEGPAYCVPPQEGMVPVAQAESPEASLAGGPFPPPEDASTPFAIPRTSSLARAKRPSVSFAEGTKFAPQSCRGSGELSSPLRKPKRLSRGGQPGPESQEAEESTGPEQAEVNGAPPGAASPRDSAIGRRRLPLSGRTVAERVEAIEGSVQESAGSVTTIYMLAGTPRGSEGPVRSVLRRFGSFQKGQAEPKVKSAIPKPPRRALSRNKGSPGLASGSANQSSSSAPSEELTGALESAGTGPEEVASGLGDGIKSSGRGQELVPEGGPLEQDPQKLADEEGQEEPQYENVVLISGPPEP, translated from the exons ATGGCAGCCCGCCCCTCCGGCCTGGTTTCCTCAGGAAAAGCCttgggaggaagcagggagggggtTGGGAGCTGTGGGGGCCAGACTAACCCAAGCCCTCCCACTGCACTGGCCGCCATGGGGCTGGGGCTCCTCTTCCCTCTGCTGCTGCTCTGGACTCGGGGGACCCAGGGGTCTGAGCTGGACCCCAATGGGCGGCACGTCTGCATGGCCAGCAG CCCCTCTGCTGAGCTCCAGTGCTGCCCAGGCTGGAGGCAGAAAGATCGAGAATGCACCACTC CCATCTGCGAGGGGCTGGACGTCTGCCGGGAAGACGAGGTATGTGTGAAACCAGGCCTCTGTCGATGCAAACCTGGATTCTTCGGGGCCCGGTGCAACTCCC GCTGCCCGGGCCAGTACTGGGGCCCCGACTGCCGGGAGAACTGCGCCTGCCACCCACACGGCCAGTGCGAGCCGGCCACGGGCGTGTGCCACTGCCAATCCGACCGCTGGGGCGACCGCTGCGAGTTCCCGTGCGCCTGCGGTCCCCACGGGCGTTGCAACCCCGAGACTGGCGCGTGCCGCTGCGAGCCCGGCTGGTGGTCGCCCACGTGCCGCCGCCCGTGCCAGTGCAACCCGGCGGCGGCGCGCTGCGATCAGGCCACCGGCTCCTGCCTGTGCGAGCCGGGCTGGTGGGGCCGCCGCTGCAGCTTCCGCTGCGCCTGCCACGGCTCGCCGTGCGCGCAGGAGTCGGGCCGCTGCGCCTGCCGGCCGGGCTGGTGGGGCTCCGAGTGCCGGCAGCCTTGCGAGTGCGTGCGCGGCCGCTGCAGCGCCGCCTCCGGCCTGTGCACATGCCCGCCCGGCTTCCGCGGCGCGCGCTGCGAGCTGCCCTGCCCCGCAGGCCGCTACGGGCTGCAGTGCCGCGACAG CTGCGGCCACTGCAAGCAGCATGAGCCATGCTCTGCAGACACAGGCAGCTGCGAGTCCTGCGAGCCGGGCTGGAATGGGACGCAGTGCCACGAACCCTGCCCTCCTGGCACCTTTGGCGAGAGCTGCAGGCAGCAGTGCCCCCACTGCCGGCTTGGGGAGGCCTGCCAGCCAGACACCGGGCACTGTCGACATTGTGACCCTGGCTGGCTGGGGCCCAG GTGTGAAGACCCCTGCCCGATTGGCACCTTTGGGGAGGGTTGTGGCTCTACCTGCCCCACCTGCGTCCAGGGGGCCTGCGATGCTGTGACTGGGGAGTGTGTCTGCAACGCCGGCTACTGGGGGCCCAG CCTGTCTCTCCTGTCACCCCAAAGCTGCAACACTTCATGCCCATCTGGCTTCCATGGAAACAACTGCTCTGTTCCCTGCGAATGTCCAGAGGGAAACTGCCACCCTGTCTCTGGGGCCTGCCAGCTGG GATCTCATAGTCAGGATGCCGCCCTCATTGCGGGCATTCTTGTGCCTCTGCTGCTTCTCCTCCTGGCCATCGCCTGCTGTGCCTGCTGCTGCTGGGCTGCCCGGTTGGACCCCAAGGACAG GCCAGCGAGAGATGGAACCGCTATGTCCAGGATGAAGCTGCAGGTCTGGGGGGCACTGACCTCCAGCCTGGGCTCTGCACTGCCCTGCGGTTCCCTCAGCAGTCACAAGCTTCCCTGGGTGACAG TCTCGCACCATGATCCGGAGATCCCCTTCAACCATAGCTTCATCGAGCCGCCCTCGGCTGGCTGGGCCTCGGACGACTCCTTCTCTACTGACCCCGAGTCTGGAGAAGAGGACGAGGGTCCTGCCTACTGCGTGCCGCCCCAAGAAG GGATGGTCCCTGTTGCCCAAGCAGAGTCACCAGAGGCCAGCCTGGCCGGaggtcccttccctccccctgagGACGCCTCCACGCCGTTTGCCATCCCGCGCACTTCCAGCCTAGCTCGGGCCAAGCGGCCGTCGGTCTCCTTTGCTGAAGGCACCAAGTTTGCACCACAGAGTTGCCGAGGCTCGGGGGAGCTCTCCAGCCCTCTCCGTAAGCCCAAGAGGCTCTCCCGGGGGGGCCAGCCAGGTCCTGAAAGCCAGGAGGCCGAGGAGTCCACAGGCCCAGAGCAAGCAGAAGTGAACGGGGCCCCTCCTGGTGCCGCCAGCCCCAGGGATTCAGCCATTGGCCGCCGCCGGCTCCCACTTAGTGGCCGGACAGTGGCTGAACGTGTGGAAGCCATTGAGGGCAGTGTCCAGGAGAGTGCAGGCTCTGTGACCACAATCTACATGCTGGCAGGGACACCCCGGGGATCTGAGGGCCCCGTCCGGTCTGTCCTCCGCCGTTTTGGTAGCTTCCAGAAAGGCCAGGCAGAGCCCAAGGTCAAGAGTGCCATCCCCAAGCCTCCACGCCGGGCCCTGAGTCGGAACAAGGGCAGCCCCGGGCTGGCCTCTGGCTCTGCCAATCAGAGCTCCAGCTCAGCCCCAAGTGAGGAGCTGACTGGGGCCTTGGAGTCTGCAGGGACTGGGCCAGAGGAAGTGGCCAGTGGGCTAGGGGATGGCATCAAGAGCTCAGGGAGAGGCCAGGAGCTGGTCCCTGAGGGTGGTCCCCTAGAACAGGATCCCCAGAAGCTGGCTGAcgaggaagggcaggaggagcCCCAGTATGAGAATGTCGTACTCATCTCTGGGCCACCAGAGCCCTGA
- the SCARF1 gene encoding scavenger receptor class F member 1 isoform X4, with amino-acid sequence MHSRSPPHTPCARVQGDWNVLPLWQEVAHGRGAGCPGQYWGPDCRENCACHPHGQCEPATGVCHCQSDRWGDRCEFPCACGPHGRCNPETGACRCEPGWWSPTCRRPCQCNPAAARCDQATGSCLCEPGWWGRRCSFRCACHGSPCAQESGRCACRPGWWGSECRQPCECVRGRCSAASGLCTCPPGFRGARCELPCPAGRYGLQCRDSCGHCKQHEPCSADTGSCESCEPGWNGTQCHEPCPPGTFGESCRQQCPHCRLGEACQPDTGHCRHCDPGWLGPRCEDPCPIGTFGEGCGSTCPTCVQGACDAVTGECVCNAGYWGPSLSLLSPQSCNTSCPSGFHGNNCSVPCECPEGNCHPVSGACQLGSHSQDAALIAGILVPLLLLLLAIACCACCCWAARLDPKDRPARDGTAMSRMKLQVWGALTSSLGSALPCGSLSSHKLPWVTVSHHDPEIPFNHSFIEPPSAGWASDDSFSTDPESGEEDEGPAYCVPPQEGMVPVAQAESPEASLAGGPFPPPEDASTPFAIPRTSSLARAKRPSVSFAEGTKFAPQSCRGSGELSSPLRKPKRLSRGGQPGPESQEAEESTGPEQAEVNGAPPGAASPRDSAIGRRRLPLSGRTVAERVEAIEGSVQESAGSVTTIYMLAGTPRGSEGPVRSVLRRFGSFQKGQAEPKVKSAIPKPPRRALSRNKGSPGLASGSANQSSSSAPSEELTGALESAGTGPEEVASGLGDGIKSSGRGQELVPEGGPLEQDPQKLADEEGQEEPQYENVVLISGPPEP; translated from the exons ATGCATTCTCGGTCTCCCCCGCATACACCGTGTGCACGTGTGCAGGGCGACTGGAATGTCCTCCCTCTCTGGCAGGAAGTGGCGCATGGGAGAGGGGCTG GCTGCCCGGGCCAGTACTGGGGCCCCGACTGCCGGGAGAACTGCGCCTGCCACCCACACGGCCAGTGCGAGCCGGCCACGGGCGTGTGCCACTGCCAATCCGACCGCTGGGGCGACCGCTGCGAGTTCCCGTGCGCCTGCGGTCCCCACGGGCGTTGCAACCCCGAGACTGGCGCGTGCCGCTGCGAGCCCGGCTGGTGGTCGCCCACGTGCCGCCGCCCGTGCCAGTGCAACCCGGCGGCGGCGCGCTGCGATCAGGCCACCGGCTCCTGCCTGTGCGAGCCGGGCTGGTGGGGCCGCCGCTGCAGCTTCCGCTGCGCCTGCCACGGCTCGCCGTGCGCGCAGGAGTCGGGCCGCTGCGCCTGCCGGCCGGGCTGGTGGGGCTCCGAGTGCCGGCAGCCTTGCGAGTGCGTGCGCGGCCGCTGCAGCGCCGCCTCCGGCCTGTGCACATGCCCGCCCGGCTTCCGCGGCGCGCGCTGCGAGCTGCCCTGCCCCGCAGGCCGCTACGGGCTGCAGTGCCGCGACAG CTGCGGCCACTGCAAGCAGCATGAGCCATGCTCTGCAGACACAGGCAGCTGCGAGTCCTGCGAGCCGGGCTGGAATGGGACGCAGTGCCACGAACCCTGCCCTCCTGGCACCTTTGGCGAGAGCTGCAGGCAGCAGTGCCCCCACTGCCGGCTTGGGGAGGCCTGCCAGCCAGACACCGGGCACTGTCGACATTGTGACCCTGGCTGGCTGGGGCCCAG GTGTGAAGACCCCTGCCCGATTGGCACCTTTGGGGAGGGTTGTGGCTCTACCTGCCCCACCTGCGTCCAGGGGGCCTGCGATGCTGTGACTGGGGAGTGTGTCTGCAACGCCGGCTACTGGGGGCCCAG CCTGTCTCTCCTGTCACCCCAAAGCTGCAACACTTCATGCCCATCTGGCTTCCATGGAAACAACTGCTCTGTTCCCTGCGAATGTCCAGAGGGAAACTGCCACCCTGTCTCTGGGGCCTGCCAGCTGG GATCTCATAGTCAGGATGCCGCCCTCATTGCGGGCATTCTTGTGCCTCTGCTGCTTCTCCTCCTGGCCATCGCCTGCTGTGCCTGCTGCTGCTGGGCTGCCCGGTTGGACCCCAAGGACAG GCCAGCGAGAGATGGAACCGCTATGTCCAGGATGAAGCTGCAGGTCTGGGGGGCACTGACCTCCAGCCTGGGCTCTGCACTGCCCTGCGGTTCCCTCAGCAGTCACAAGCTTCCCTGGGTGACAG TCTCGCACCATGATCCGGAGATCCCCTTCAACCATAGCTTCATCGAGCCGCCCTCGGCTGGCTGGGCCTCGGACGACTCCTTCTCTACTGACCCCGAGTCTGGAGAAGAGGACGAGGGTCCTGCCTACTGCGTGCCGCCCCAAGAAG GGATGGTCCCTGTTGCCCAAGCAGAGTCACCAGAGGCCAGCCTGGCCGGaggtcccttccctccccctgagGACGCCTCCACGCCGTTTGCCATCCCGCGCACTTCCAGCCTAGCTCGGGCCAAGCGGCCGTCGGTCTCCTTTGCTGAAGGCACCAAGTTTGCACCACAGAGTTGCCGAGGCTCGGGGGAGCTCTCCAGCCCTCTCCGTAAGCCCAAGAGGCTCTCCCGGGGGGGCCAGCCAGGTCCTGAAAGCCAGGAGGCCGAGGAGTCCACAGGCCCAGAGCAAGCAGAAGTGAACGGGGCCCCTCCTGGTGCCGCCAGCCCCAGGGATTCAGCCATTGGCCGCCGCCGGCTCCCACTTAGTGGCCGGACAGTGGCTGAACGTGTGGAAGCCATTGAGGGCAGTGTCCAGGAGAGTGCAGGCTCTGTGACCACAATCTACATGCTGGCAGGGACACCCCGGGGATCTGAGGGCCCCGTCCGGTCTGTCCTCCGCCGTTTTGGTAGCTTCCAGAAAGGCCAGGCAGAGCCCAAGGTCAAGAGTGCCATCCCCAAGCCTCCACGCCGGGCCCTGAGTCGGAACAAGGGCAGCCCCGGGCTGGCCTCTGGCTCTGCCAATCAGAGCTCCAGCTCAGCCCCAAGTGAGGAGCTGACTGGGGCCTTGGAGTCTGCAGGGACTGGGCCAGAGGAAGTGGCCAGTGGGCTAGGGGATGGCATCAAGAGCTCAGGGAGAGGCCAGGAGCTGGTCCCTGAGGGTGGTCCCCTAGAACAGGATCCCCAGAAGCTGGCTGAcgaggaagggcaggaggagcCCCAGTATGAGAATGTCGTACTCATCTCTGGGCCACCAGAGCCCTGA
- the SCARF1 gene encoding scavenger receptor class F member 1 isoform X2, with protein MAARPSGLVSSGKALGGSREGVGSCGGQTNPSPPTALAAMGLGLLFPLLLLWTRGTQGSELDPNGRHVCMASSPSAELQCCPGWRQKDRECTTPICEGLDVCREDEVCVKPGLCRCKPGFFGARCNSRCPGQYWGPDCRENCACHPHGQCEPATGVCHCQSDRWGDRCEFPCACGPHGRCNPETGACRCEPGWWSPTCRRPCQCNPAAARCDQATGSCLCEPGWWGRRCSFRCACHGSPCAQESGRCACRPGWWGSECRQPCECVRGRCSAASGLCTCPPGFRGARCELPCPAGRYGLQCRDSCGHCKQHEPCSADTGSCESCEPGWNGTQCHEPCPPGTFGESCRQQCPHCRLGEACQPDTGHCRHCDPGWLGPRCEDPCPIGTFGEGCGSTCPTCVQGACDAVTGECVCNAGYWGPSCNTSCPSGFHGNNCSVPCECPEGNCHPVSGACQLGSHSQDAALIAGILVPLLLLLLAIACCACCCWAARLDPKDRPARDGTAMSRMKLQVWGALTSSLGSALPCGSLSSHKLPWVTVSHHDPEIPFNHSFIEPPSAGWASDDSFSTDPESGEEDEGPAYCVPPQEGMVPVAQAESPEASLAGGPFPPPEDASTPFAIPRTSSLARAKRPSVSFAEGTKFAPQSCRGSGELSSPLRKPKRLSRGGQPGPESQEAEESTGPEQAEVNGAPPGAASPRDSAIGRRRLPLSGRTVAERVEAIEGSVQESAGSVTTIYMLAGTPRGSEGPVRSVLRRFGSFQKGQAEPKVKSAIPKPPRRALSRNKGSPGLASGSANQSSSSAPSEELTGALESAGTGPEEVASGLGDGIKSSGRGQELVPEGGPLEQDPQKLADEEGQEEPQYENVVLISGPPEP; from the exons ATGGCAGCCCGCCCCTCCGGCCTGGTTTCCTCAGGAAAAGCCttgggaggaagcagggagggggtTGGGAGCTGTGGGGGCCAGACTAACCCAAGCCCTCCCACTGCACTGGCCGCCATGGGGCTGGGGCTCCTCTTCCCTCTGCTGCTGCTCTGGACTCGGGGGACCCAGGGGTCTGAGCTGGACCCCAATGGGCGGCACGTCTGCATGGCCAGCAG CCCCTCTGCTGAGCTCCAGTGCTGCCCAGGCTGGAGGCAGAAAGATCGAGAATGCACCACTC CCATCTGCGAGGGGCTGGACGTCTGCCGGGAAGACGAGGTATGTGTGAAACCAGGCCTCTGTCGATGCAAACCTGGATTCTTCGGGGCCCGGTGCAACTCCC GCTGCCCGGGCCAGTACTGGGGCCCCGACTGCCGGGAGAACTGCGCCTGCCACCCACACGGCCAGTGCGAGCCGGCCACGGGCGTGTGCCACTGCCAATCCGACCGCTGGGGCGACCGCTGCGAGTTCCCGTGCGCCTGCGGTCCCCACGGGCGTTGCAACCCCGAGACTGGCGCGTGCCGCTGCGAGCCCGGCTGGTGGTCGCCCACGTGCCGCCGCCCGTGCCAGTGCAACCCGGCGGCGGCGCGCTGCGATCAGGCCACCGGCTCCTGCCTGTGCGAGCCGGGCTGGTGGGGCCGCCGCTGCAGCTTCCGCTGCGCCTGCCACGGCTCGCCGTGCGCGCAGGAGTCGGGCCGCTGCGCCTGCCGGCCGGGCTGGTGGGGCTCCGAGTGCCGGCAGCCTTGCGAGTGCGTGCGCGGCCGCTGCAGCGCCGCCTCCGGCCTGTGCACATGCCCGCCCGGCTTCCGCGGCGCGCGCTGCGAGCTGCCCTGCCCCGCAGGCCGCTACGGGCTGCAGTGCCGCGACAG CTGCGGCCACTGCAAGCAGCATGAGCCATGCTCTGCAGACACAGGCAGCTGCGAGTCCTGCGAGCCGGGCTGGAATGGGACGCAGTGCCACGAACCCTGCCCTCCTGGCACCTTTGGCGAGAGCTGCAGGCAGCAGTGCCCCCACTGCCGGCTTGGGGAGGCCTGCCAGCCAGACACCGGGCACTGTCGACATTGTGACCCTGGCTGGCTGGGGCCCAG GTGTGAAGACCCCTGCCCGATTGGCACCTTTGGGGAGGGTTGTGGCTCTACCTGCCCCACCTGCGTCCAGGGGGCCTGCGATGCTGTGACTGGGGAGTGTGTCTGCAACGCCGGCTACTGGGGGCCCAG CTGCAACACTTCATGCCCATCTGGCTTCCATGGAAACAACTGCTCTGTTCCCTGCGAATGTCCAGAGGGAAACTGCCACCCTGTCTCTGGGGCCTGCCAGCTGG GATCTCATAGTCAGGATGCCGCCCTCATTGCGGGCATTCTTGTGCCTCTGCTGCTTCTCCTCCTGGCCATCGCCTGCTGTGCCTGCTGCTGCTGGGCTGCCCGGTTGGACCCCAAGGACAG GCCAGCGAGAGATGGAACCGCTATGTCCAGGATGAAGCTGCAGGTCTGGGGGGCACTGACCTCCAGCCTGGGCTCTGCACTGCCCTGCGGTTCCCTCAGCAGTCACAAGCTTCCCTGGGTGACAG TCTCGCACCATGATCCGGAGATCCCCTTCAACCATAGCTTCATCGAGCCGCCCTCGGCTGGCTGGGCCTCGGACGACTCCTTCTCTACTGACCCCGAGTCTGGAGAAGAGGACGAGGGTCCTGCCTACTGCGTGCCGCCCCAAGAAG GGATGGTCCCTGTTGCCCAAGCAGAGTCACCAGAGGCCAGCCTGGCCGGaggtcccttccctccccctgagGACGCCTCCACGCCGTTTGCCATCCCGCGCACTTCCAGCCTAGCTCGGGCCAAGCGGCCGTCGGTCTCCTTTGCTGAAGGCACCAAGTTTGCACCACAGAGTTGCCGAGGCTCGGGGGAGCTCTCCAGCCCTCTCCGTAAGCCCAAGAGGCTCTCCCGGGGGGGCCAGCCAGGTCCTGAAAGCCAGGAGGCCGAGGAGTCCACAGGCCCAGAGCAAGCAGAAGTGAACGGGGCCCCTCCTGGTGCCGCCAGCCCCAGGGATTCAGCCATTGGCCGCCGCCGGCTCCCACTTAGTGGCCGGACAGTGGCTGAACGTGTGGAAGCCATTGAGGGCAGTGTCCAGGAGAGTGCAGGCTCTGTGACCACAATCTACATGCTGGCAGGGACACCCCGGGGATCTGAGGGCCCCGTCCGGTCTGTCCTCCGCCGTTTTGGTAGCTTCCAGAAAGGCCAGGCAGAGCCCAAGGTCAAGAGTGCCATCCCCAAGCCTCCACGCCGGGCCCTGAGTCGGAACAAGGGCAGCCCCGGGCTGGCCTCTGGCTCTGCCAATCAGAGCTCCAGCTCAGCCCCAAGTGAGGAGCTGACTGGGGCCTTGGAGTCTGCAGGGACTGGGCCAGAGGAAGTGGCCAGTGGGCTAGGGGATGGCATCAAGAGCTCAGGGAGAGGCCAGGAGCTGGTCCCTGAGGGTGGTCCCCTAGAACAGGATCCCCAGAAGCTGGCTGAcgaggaagggcaggaggagcCCCAGTATGAGAATGTCGTACTCATCTCTGGGCCACCAGAGCCCTGA